Below is a genomic region from Hippea sp. KM1.
CCAACCTTGGTTATTTTACATTCACGCTATCAAAAAGTATCAATTTTGACAGAAATTGGAATGCCTTAAAAACTTAGCTTTAGGGCTCCTAATTTTGAAGATTTCCTTATCTCTTTCTTCTGCCCTGCTTAGCAATTGAACTGAAAGAACTCAAAGGACAAAGCAAAGATAGGTGAGTAAACGTTCTTAAAACCAAAACCTTGTCTGAGGGTCTAATTCCAAAGCCTTCTGTTTGTATTCCTCGGAAAGTTCTTTATTCCCCATTAAGTGGTAAGCATAAGCAAGATCTGAATAGCCAGCCGGGTCATCAGGGCGGTATCGTATTGCTTTATGAAAACACTCTATAGCTTTTTGATAGTCTTTTTTATCTATATAGGCGTATCCCATGGAATTATAAAGATTATAGGCCTGTGGATAGATGCTTTCGGCTTCTTTCAGCAATCCGATTTTAACATCCGGGTCTTTTACAGAATAACTTGCAATGACTTTGTGCATTGCCTTTTGCATTAGCTCCATTTCTTCTTTTGTTTTATTGAATAGCTTTCCTATTTTATCCTCAAGTCCTTTTAACTTAGTGTATTCGACATATGCAAAAACAAGAAAGAGAACTCCTATAACAGCAACAATTACATTCAATAAAGTTATAGTTGCATTTGTCAAGCTCCAAATTGAGGACATAAAACAATACCCCCACTCTTTTTTAAATTCTAAGATTTTTACCAAAACCGTCAAGGAAAAACCATTCAGGTCTCATGTTTTGCAGTTTATCAGCAAAGGTATATCGGCAAAGCAGGAAAAATATCCGCAGCAAACACCTCTTCTATGTGCCAAAAGGGAAAAACAAGCAAAAAGCCAACCAAGATTAACCGGCCTGGTTGGCGCTATAGCGGGCTTTGCGTGGTGCCGAGGGTGGGAATCGAACCCACACGGAGCATAGCTCCAAGGGATTTTAAGTCCCTTGCGTCTACCAATTCCGCCACCCCGGCACAATAAAAAAATGGAGGCGGCACCCGGACTCGAACCGGGGATCAGGGTTTTGCAGACCCGTGCCTTAGCCAGCTTGGCTATGCCGCCTCTATTGTGGATTTTTTTCTGTGTAAATAAAAATGGAGCGGGAAACGGGACTCGAACCCGCGACCCCGACCTTGGCAAGGTCGTGCTCTACCAACTGAGCTATTCCCGCTCTTGCTGTTGGCTAATATAATGTTTTTTTCTCTTTTGTCAATAAAAAAATTCACCTGGAGATGTTAAGTTAATTTTTAATCATTTTTAATTATTCTTAGCTTGACTTTTGAGGATTAACACCTATTATTAGGCGAGGAAGATTTTTTGGAGGTGGGGCTTATGTTGTTTAAGCTGTTTAGCTTTACGGCAGTTACCTTTCTGCTGTATGTAATTTTTGGTATTGTATCGTATCTTTTCTTTAAACAAACCTTTGAAAACAACTTTCTTTTGTTCTTTTTAGGGGCATCCGTATTATTCGCCGGCGTTAACTTAGCCTATTACTATTATCAGCTCATCTCCCAGGTCGATAAAATTAACAAACAATTCAAGGAAATACTGACCGATGAGAGAATCGACCTACTTAAGGAGATAAAGACACCATCAATTCCTTTTGTTGAAACATTCGTAAAGAAATTCAGGGAACTAATAAACACGGTGCTTGGCAATCTTATCACAGCAGCAGGCAAGGCCAGCGTGTTCAACGCTAAATTCAATCACGAACTAAAAAAGACAATCGAGGCCATAAACGAGAACATGGAGCAGTTTGATGCCATCAACTCAACAATGAAGGACGCCTCATACGCCATAACCGACATTTCAAAAAATGTGGAGGAGTTTAGCAACTTCATGACAGAAATCGAGAATGCAGCAAAGGATGTGCTCCAGATAGCGGAAAATGTCGAAAAAACCATGGAATCCAATGTGGAGATGATGGAAAGCGGCAAAAATCTAATAAACGAGTTGGGTGACAATTTAAAAAACATCTCAAACATCGTGAATGTCATCAACGATATTGCAGACCAAACAAACCTGTTGGCCTTAAATGCAGCTATTGAGGCAGCAAGAGCAGGGGAAGCCGGCAGGGGCTTTGCCGTTGTCGCTGATGAGGTTAGGAAGCTGGCTGAAAAAACACAATCAAATGCACACGAGATTTATGAAATGATTAACACGGTTAGTATTAATGCCGAAAAGCTCATTGAGCAAAATCTAAAAATAGCAAGCAAGATTAAAGAAAGCGGTAAAGAGACTGCAAAAATAAAGGATACCTTCGAAGGTGTGGTATCAGAAATCGAAAAGGCCTCTCAGATGCTATCCAATATTACTGCGGCTGTTGAGGAGCAGTCTGCCTCTATCGAGGAGGTTACACAAACCGTTACAACGGTAACCCAATCAACAAGAGAGGTTGTAAACAGCCTCAACGAGGTCGCTGGCCAGAGTGTTGACTTAACGGAGGTGTCCAACCAGGCATTCAAGATGCTCCAAAAGCTCAGGATAGACCACCCGATGGAGGATATATACAAACTCTTAAGGGAAGCAAAGTCTGAGATAGAGCAAACGATAGAAAACGCCATAAAAAACGGCGTTATATCATCGTCGGATATATGGGATAGAAACTATCAACCCATACCAAACACCAATCCGCAAAAATACGAAACGAGATTTACAGACTTTGTAAAGAAATACATACAGCCCATCGAGGATAAGTATCTGGCAAAGAACAATAAGTTCAAATACTTCCTTTTGGTTGATAATAACGGCTATGCTGCAGCGCACAACTCCATATACGACAAACCATTAACTGGAGATTACGAGAAGGATTTAATAGGCAATAGATCCAAAAGGAAATTTGACGACCCTGTGGGTCTTGCCTGCGCTAAAAACACAGACCCATTGCTTGTTCAGACATACCTAAGGGATACAGGCA
It encodes:
- a CDS encoding methyl-accepting chemotaxis protein translates to MLFKLFSFTAVTFLLYVIFGIVSYLFFKQTFENNFLLFFLGASVLFAGVNLAYYYYQLISQVDKINKQFKEILTDERIDLLKEIKTPSIPFVETFVKKFRELINTVLGNLITAAGKASVFNAKFNHELKKTIEAINENMEQFDAINSTMKDASYAITDISKNVEEFSNFMTEIENAAKDVLQIAENVEKTMESNVEMMESGKNLINELGDNLKNISNIVNVINDIADQTNLLALNAAIEAARAGEAGRGFAVVADEVRKLAEKTQSNAHEIYEMINTVSINAEKLIEQNLKIASKIKESGKETAKIKDTFEGVVSEIEKASQMLSNITAAVEEQSASIEEVTQTVTTVTQSTREVVNSLNEVAGQSVDLTEVSNQAFKMLQKLRIDHPMEDIYKLLREAKSEIEQTIENAIKNGVISSSDIWDRNYQPIPNTNPQKYETRFTDFVKKYIQPIEDKYLAKNNKFKYFLLVDNNGYAAAHNSIYDKPLTGDYEKDLIGNRSKRKFDDPVGLACAKNTDPLLVQTYLRDTGNAMYDMSVPIYVDGKHWGGLRVGVEV
- a CDS encoding tetratricopeptide repeat protein; translated protein: MSSIWSLTNATITLLNVIVAVIGVLFLVFAYVEYTKLKGLEDKIGKLFNKTKEEMELMQKAMHKVIASYSVKDPDVKIGLLKEAESIYPQAYNLYNSMGYAYIDKKDYQKAIECFHKAIRYRPDDPAGYSDLAYAYHLMGNKELSEEYKQKALELDPQTRFWF